From a region of the Methanoculleus receptaculi genome:
- a CDS encoding ATP synthase subunit A, which produces MEKRKENRTRGVLKRISGPVVTAVGLDAHMYDVVKVGKEELMGEVIKIQGENVIIQVYEDTAGIRPGEPVENTGLSLSVELGPGLLTSIYDGIQRPLEVLVNTMGNFIERGVSAPGLSHEKRWEFVPTVKKGDEVRGGDIIGTVQETNIVHKVMVPPTMKGGRIREIRAGKFTVDETVCILEDGSEIRMLQRWPVRVPRPVKEKLNPDVPLITGQRILDGLFPIAKGGTAAIPGPFGSGKTVTQQQLAKWSDAEIVVYIGCGERGNEMTEVLTEFPELEDPKTGKPLMERTVLIANTSNMPVAAREASVYTGVTIAEYFRDMGYDVSLMADSTSRWAEAMREISSRLEEMPGEEGYPAYLAARLSEFYERAGRVINLNGTDGSISVIGAVSPPGGDFSEPVTQNTLRIVKVFWALDAKLSQRRHFPAINWLNSYSLYLDRLNEWYDQEVSPEWNPLRTWALGILQKEAELQEIVQLVGSDALPDEEQVTIEVARMIREVFLQQNAYDPVDTFCPMIKQYDMMKAIKRYADLARSAQAAGATPQQIISIKSKNELPQIKFIKDYKPELEKILKDMDAEFEGLRAV; this is translated from the coding sequence ATGGAGAAAAGAAAAGAGAACAGGACTCGTGGAGTCCTGAAGCGGATTTCCGGGCCGGTTGTAACCGCTGTCGGTCTCGATGCGCACATGTACGACGTGGTTAAGGTTGGCAAAGAGGAACTGATGGGGGAGGTCATCAAGATCCAGGGTGAGAACGTCATCATCCAGGTCTACGAGGATACCGCCGGCATCAGGCCCGGTGAGCCGGTAGAGAATACGGGTCTCTCACTCTCGGTTGAACTCGGACCGGGGCTGCTGACCAGTATCTACGACGGGATCCAGCGGCCGCTTGAGGTGCTCGTGAACACGATGGGCAACTTTATCGAGCGCGGTGTCTCGGCCCCGGGCCTCTCCCACGAGAAGAGATGGGAGTTCGTGCCCACGGTGAAGAAAGGCGATGAGGTCAGAGGCGGTGACATCATTGGCACCGTTCAGGAGACGAACATCGTCCACAAGGTCATGGTCCCGCCCACCATGAAAGGCGGCAGGATCAGGGAGATCAGGGCCGGAAAATTCACGGTCGATGAGACGGTCTGTATCCTGGAGGACGGTAGCGAGATCAGGATGCTCCAGCGGTGGCCGGTTCGCGTGCCCCGTCCGGTGAAAGAGAAACTGAACCCTGACGTCCCGCTGATCACCGGTCAGCGGATCCTGGATGGTCTCTTCCCGATCGCGAAGGGCGGAACCGCGGCCATCCCGGGTCCATTCGGGAGCGGCAAGACGGTCACGCAGCAGCAGCTGGCGAAGTGGTCGGATGCCGAGATCGTCGTCTACATCGGTTGCGGCGAACGCGGCAACGAGATGACCGAGGTTCTGACCGAGTTCCCGGAACTTGAGGACCCAAAGACCGGTAAACCCCTGATGGAGCGGACGGTGCTCATCGCGAACACCTCGAACATGCCGGTTGCTGCTCGCGAAGCGTCCGTGTATACAGGTGTCACGATCGCCGAGTACTTCCGTGACATGGGCTACGATGTCTCGCTGATGGCCGACTCCACCTCGCGGTGGGCAGAAGCCATGCGTGAGATCTCAAGCCGTCTGGAGGAGATGCCAGGCGAAGAGGGGTATCCTGCCTACCTTGCAGCACGCCTCTCTGAGTTCTACGAGCGTGCAGGCCGCGTCATCAACTTGAACGGGACGGACGGTTCGATCTCTGTCATCGGAGCTGTCTCCCCGCCGGGTGGGGATTTCTCCGAACCGGTCACCCAGAACACCCTGCGTATAGTCAAGGTGTTCTGGGCGCTGGATGCGAAACTCTCCCAGCGCCGGCACTTCCCGGCGATCAACTGGCTGAACTCCTACTCGCTCTACCTGGACAGGCTCAATGAGTGGTATGACCAGGAGGTCTCGCCTGAATGGAATCCACTCAGAACATGGGCTTTGGGTATCCTCCAGAAAGAGGCCGAACTCCAGGAGATTGTACAGCTGGTTGGTTCAGATGCGCTGCCGGACGAGGAACAGGTCACGATCGAGGTGGCCAGGATGATCCGCGAGGTCTTCCTGCAACAGAACGCCTACGACCCGGTGGATACGTTCTGCCCGATGATCAAGCAGTACGACATGATGAAGGCAATCAAGCGCTACGCCGACCTTGCTCGCAGCGCACAGGCAGCTGGCGCGACCCCCCAGCAGATCATCAGCATAAAGAGCAAGAACGAACTGCCCCAGATCAAGTTCATCAAGGACTACAAGCCTGAACTTGAGAAGATCTTGAAGGATATGGATGCTGAATTCGAAGGCTTGAGGGCGGTGTGA
- a CDS encoding V-type ATP synthase subunit F produces the protein MEIAVIGSEGFILGFRLAGVRKTYVAETDARLVEQINQVLDDRGVGILVLKGSDMERIPLRLRTTLENSVWPTVIAIGEEEGGLSMRERIKRSVGVDLWK, from the coding sequence ATGGAGATCGCAGTTATCGGTAGTGAGGGATTCATCCTCGGTTTTCGGCTTGCGGGCGTCAGGAAGACCTATGTGGCCGAGACCGACGCGCGGCTGGTCGAACAGATCAACCAGGTGCTGGATGACAGGGGCGTCGGCATCCTCGTGCTGAAAGGCAGCGACATGGAGCGAATTCCCCTGCGGCTTCGAACCACCCTCGAGAACTCCGTCTGGCCGACGGTGATCGCGATCGGAGAGGAAGAGGGTGGCCTTTCGATGAGAGAGAGAATCAAGAGATCGGTGGGTGTTGATCTGTGGAAGTAA
- a CDS encoding V-type ATP synthase subunit C, translating to MAGVSSGSATNYVYACTRMRVRRSRLIPRDDYLRMLNMSLPEIIRFIGETNYRSEIDELGTSFSGINLVEEALSWNLAKEFQKILELVPGELNYFTVSYLRRWDIQNIITILRGKMQGMYPGKIKEVLVPAGKLDKVALDRLLTEESPERVVEALKGELFYPTLEKEISSAMETRSFAHLENELYKGYYARLIEDAKGGVKGGNVFLKYILLEIDIRNIQTLFRLRAGHVREDVRDMMIPGGTFSVDELQQILEVEDRDEFIDALKKRVKMVPLLNTLEDIRRMSALHEIEVALTRVQLDQMERISKRYPFSVLPVIVYLEEKKYEVANLRALARGKEAGIPGERLKGYLVM from the coding sequence TACGCCTGCACCCGCATGCGGGTGCGTAGATCGCGGCTGATTCCACGCGATGACTATCTCCGGATGCTGAACATGAGCCTGCCTGAGATCATCCGGTTCATCGGCGAGACCAACTACAGGTCTGAGATCGATGAACTCGGAACCTCCTTCTCAGGTATCAACCTGGTCGAGGAGGCCTTGAGCTGGAACCTCGCCAAGGAGTTCCAGAAGATCCTGGAACTTGTGCCCGGGGAACTAAACTACTTCACCGTGAGTTATCTCCGTCGCTGGGACATCCAGAACATTATCACCATCCTGCGCGGCAAGATGCAGGGGATGTACCCCGGCAAGATCAAAGAGGTTCTGGTCCCGGCCGGCAAACTGGACAAAGTTGCTCTCGATCGTCTTCTCACTGAGGAGTCTCCAGAACGGGTTGTTGAGGCACTAAAGGGGGAACTGTTCTACCCAACCCTGGAGAAAGAGATCAGCAGTGCAATGGAGACCAGATCGTTTGCTCACCTGGAGAACGAGCTCTACAAAGGCTACTACGCCCGACTCATCGAGGATGCAAAGGGAGGCGTGAAGGGTGGGAACGTGTTCCTCAAGTACATCCTCCTCGAGATCGATATCCGGAACATCCAGACCCTTTTCCGTCTCAGGGCAGGGCATGTCCGGGAGGATGTACGGGATATGATGATCCCTGGCGGCACGTTCAGTGTGGACGAACTGCAGCAGATCCTGGAGGTTGAGGACAGGGACGAGTTTATCGACGCCTTAAAAAAGCGGGTAAAGATGGTTCCGCTCCTGAACACGCTTGAAGATATCCGGAGAATGAGCGCTCTCCATGAGATCGAGGTTGCACTTACCCGTGTCCAGCTCGACCAGATGGAGCGGATATCAAAACGGTATCCGTTCTCCGTCCTGCCCGTCATCGTCTATCTTGAGGAGAAGAAGTACGAGGTCGCAAACCTTCGTGCCCTCGCCCGGGGCAAAGAGGCCGGCATTCCCGGTGAGCGGTTGAAGGGCTACCTGGTGATGTAG